In Candidatus Woesebacteria bacterium, one DNA window encodes the following:
- a CDS encoding Transcriptional regulator, TraR/DksA family, whose product MKKIKNNDKKKQSRVDKRPVRFPANLLQPVGKFLQERLAKLEKTKKNIEEEDPFRDSDRLSDNAFPDTDAAEQFGHTRVSAIKKELDRKIIQTRKALTRLKIGKYGICENCGEMIDTDRLLVYPEATLCVKCQKEKEKEK is encoded by the coding sequence ATGAAAAAAATTAAGAATAATGATAAGAAAAAACAGTCTAGGGTCGATAAACGGCCAGTTAGGTTCCCTGCCAATTTGCTTCAGCCTGTGGGAAAGTTTTTACAGGAGAGGTTGGCTAAATTGGAAAAGACGAAGAAAAATATAGAGGAAGAGGATCCGTTTCGCGATTCTGACCGTTTGTCTGACAATGCTTTTCCCGATACTGACGCAGCTGAACAATTTGGTCACACTCGAGTGTCTGCTATTAAGAAGGAACTTGATAGGAAAATAATTCAAACTAGAAAAGCTCTAACGAGACTGAAAATAGGCAAATATGGTATTTGTGAGAATTGCGGCGAGATGATAGATACCGACCGTCTTCTTGTTTATCCTGAGGCTACTCTTTGTGTTAAAT